The Swingsia samuiensis genome contains the following window.
AAGTGTTTACCAGAGGGCACTGAAGTTGAAATAGGAGGTGTGCTGGGAGAGGTTGATGAAACCGCTCAAGCGCCGGAACCTTCCGAGGAGCTTCAACACGAAGAACCGCAGTCCTCCGAACCAGATCAAGCCACACCAAAAAAAGAGAAGAAAGAAGATGAGGAGATAGCAGCTCCTCAACCTCAAAAAGCAGTAGAGCGCGAAGATGATAAAGACATTCTTTTTGCTTCTGCAAAAAAAATGACGAGCCTCACGCGGGGAAGTGACGTGCGTGAAAAACGTGTCCCTATGTCGCGTTTAAGGCAAACGATTGCACGTAATCTAAAGGCAGCACAAAATACAGCGGCGATCCTTACAACATTTAATGAAATCGATATGTCTGCTGCTAAGCAGTTGCGAGCAGAATATAAGGAAGAGTTTGAAAAAAAACATGGCGGTGCCCGATTAGGGTTCATGTCTTTTTTTGCACGAGCTGTCATTGGAGCTTTGAGGGATTATCCTGCTTTAAACTCTCAAATAGATGGTGATGAAATTATACAAAGAGATTTTGTAAATTTAGGAATTGCCGTGGGAACAGAAAGAGGGCTAGTCGTTCCCGTCCTTCATGATGCAGACCAGATGAGTTTTGCTGAGCTTGAGCGTCGCATAGCCGATTATGGCAAACGTGCAAAAGCTGGAGCATTGAAGCTTGAGGAATTATCTCACGGAACATTCTCAATTACGAATGGGGGTATTTTTGGATCGTTGCTTTCGACCCCGATTTTAAACACTCCCCAATCCGGTATTTTGGGCATGCATGCTATTCAAGACCGTCCTGTTGTTAAAGATGGACAGATTGTTATAAGACCGATGATGTATGTTGCCCTTTCTTACGATCATCGAATTGTGGATGGACGGGAAGCTGTTAGCTTTTTAGTGCGTATAAAGCAGTTGGTCGAAGACCCTCGCAGGTTGCTATTGGATCTTTGATTGGTAGGGTAAGAGTATAACGTTTAATCGTTAACTATTAGCTGAACGCTGAGAAACGGTAATATGTATCCTCGCGTTCATAGTAAAGCTTTGAACCGAGGTAGTTAATTTATGCAGTTTCTATATGGCAAAAGTTATTCATCTAAGGCGTTGCTTTCGACAACTCTTCTTAGCCTTGGTGCTTTGTCGTTAACAGCGTGTGCTCACGCTCAGCAAACGGAGCCTGTTGTTTCACATGAAACACCAGCAGATGCTTCAACGGCTGTATCTCCGCCACCTCCTGCTGTGAATATTCCAACGGATACGCAACCTGTAACACCTCCGGTGAATATACCGCCGTTACCCGATCTAAAAGAAGCAGATGCGAAGAAAGAAGCAATTCGGCTTCAAAGCTTGATGGTAAAATCGATTAAACGATTTACAAAATATACCCCAGAGAGGCGCGAGAAGTTTATTAATTTGGCACAAGAAGAAATCAAAAGTGCTAACATTACAATTTCAAGACCACAACTTGTTATGGTTGTGGATAGGAACGAGCGTGTTCAGCATCTTGATTATGTGTTGGCTTTACCGGATGCGACATGGGTTTCTCTTGGGGGAACACCTGTATCGACTGGGTCTACCGGTAGGAAATATTATTATATAACACCTACGGGTGTTTTTCAGAATACGATTGACCGTTTAGGTTATCGGGCTGAAGGCACTAAAAATAAGTACGGTATTCGTGGGATAGGGGCTAAAGGTTCTCGAGTGTGGGATATGGGATGGCAAACAGCTATGAAAGGCTGGTTGCCGAAGCATGAAACAGGCCAGATTCGTTTGGAAATTCATGCAACCGATCCCCAATTCTTGGAAGGAAGATTAGGGCATCCCGCATCAGAAGGATGTATTCGTATTCCTGCGACAATGAATCATTTTATGGATCATTACGGCTTAATTGACGTTCTGTATGAGCAAGCCGCCAGCTATGATCGTCGCTTTTCGGCCCTTTTACCGAAAGATCGACAGCCGACACCAATCGCGGGTGATTTAGTTGTTGTGATAGATTCAGGCCCTTTAACAGAGCCTAAAATAGATCCAATCGCTAATAAAAGGCCATTACCATAAGAAATTAATGTAAGTGAAAGAATATAGCTCTGCTTGGTAATAAGCAGGGCTATATTTTTAAGTATGTAGATAAAAGATATTTAGAGATTATAACATATGCATATAGTTTATATTGTAAGCAGTTTTGAAGGGGGCGGAGCGGAGTTTGCTATCCCTGATATTGTTAAAGCCTTGCAGGGGTGTGGCCATCAGGTAAGTGTTGTAGGGTGCACACTCGGTGATGGAATGGCTTGTTCTCGCCTGGATGCTGCTGGAATAGCCTATAAGGTTTTAGGGCAGCCTAATACGAATAGATGGAAAAGAGTTTTAAATCTGCTTTCGTATGTGAAAGCAAAAAAGCCTGACTTGATATGGACATCTTTGCCAAAGGCGACGCTTGATGGGCAGATTATAGGGAAGCTGTTAAAGATACCTGTAATTAGCTGGCAACATAGTGCCTTCACAAAGAGATACAAAGAATGGGCTATGCCTTTTTTGCAGAGGCTTAGTCATTATTGGATTTCAGATTCAGCGAGTGTTTCTCAGTATTTGAAAGCACGGATGAAGGTTAAGCCTTCTCGAATTATTGAGTGGCCTATATTTATTGCGCACTCTGATTGGCCTCAATCTCAACTTTGGGATGGGCAAACACCATTGCGGATTGGTAGCTTAGGGCGATTACATTACCATAAAGATTATCCCACTTTGTTACGTGCGTATGCACATTTACGTAATATTGCTCCTGATCTTTATAAAAAGAGTGTTTTGATAATTGCTGGCGCTGGGCCTGATAAGGAAGCATTACAAAAACTTGCTGTTGAGCTCGGAATAGAAAATCAGTTGGAGTTAGTTGGCCACCTTGAGGATCCATCTCAGTTTTTGGCTAGTCTGCATGTCTATGTGCAGCCATTCAAGAATGGAAGGGATGTGTATTGCCGCACACGAAGCGATGGTGGCTGGCGTGCCTGTTCTTTCAACCCTTGTTGGGGAGTTGGTCTATAGCGTTCTGGATGGAAAAACAGGCTATCACGTGCAGCATGGGGACTATAAAGGAATAGCCATACGGATAGAAGAGTTGGCACGGCGTCCTATAGACATGCACAGGATGGGTTCTCAAGCGCGTTTATTTGTTTTGAAACGTTTTTCAAAAGAAAGTTTTTTGACAAGAATACAGGTGATTATGGATCAACTAGAACTGCAGTATGTGAAACGGATTTAATTTTCCAAAAGAGGAGTAAGACTAACGCTAGGGCGGTTGTTGTCGCTGCGGTGATGGAGTAGAGACCAATACCTTGGAGGCCAATCCATGTGAGGCATAGAGGTAATAAGGGCAGCAGTAGCAGGCGGCACGATATATTGGCGCTGAGAGACAGCCCAGGCGATCCTAGAGCAACAAGAGCTGCACTGGTTGGGGGCACAATAAGCAGAATAACTTGTGCGAGAATAAGCCACAGCATTAGTGGAGCGGCAGCATTGAATTTATGGCCACCTAAGAGAGACGCAATTGGTTTGCCAATAAAGGCTGCCAGTAGAACAAGAGGGATGCTGGCCCCAATAGCGATGCCAATCGCGCGAAATAATGTTCTTTTAAGGAGAGGTGTATCTCCAGTTGTTACAATTTGTGCAAACTCGGCATAGGCGGTTCGACCGAAGAGCTCTGCTGGCTGTGCAATGAAAACAGTTGCTCTTTGGGCTAAGTTGAAAAGGGCAACCGTTGTTGAACCACTCCACCAACCAATAACTTGAGGGACAAGGCGGTCGGCTAAATCACCAAAAGTTGTATCTGCATTGGCGCCGAGCATAAAAGCAAAAAGACGCTCATTTTCTTTTAGAACTCCGCGTGTAGGGCCCCATATACGTTTGATTCCGATATGTTTATGAAGCTCAAAAAGAGCCATCAGCCACATGGAACTCCACTCTACAAGAGCAGCAGCAAGCCATGCCCAGAGGAACCCGCGCAAACCTGCTCCCGTGGTTGCGGCTAAAACTGCTCCTATCGTACGAACAATGGGTTGTAGTGTTGCGTGAAAAGCAATCAGATCGTAGCGGTCATAGAGTTGGAGATAAGCGGTTGGAACAGATCGTATAGAGGCAAGTGCTGCAAACCCGAATGGTATGGCAAAATTAATAGCATCTTGCGACCATCCAAGAGATTTACCTAAAAATGTCCCTAGTAAACCAACGGATAAAACAGCAATTACACCTCCAATGGCTTCGATGAAAGTTGTGAAGCGGAGGAGGCGGAGAAGGCGGTCTTGATTATTGTTTGCAAGAGCATCCGAGCCATATCTTAAAATGGCATGCCATGATGGGAATTCTGCAATTCCGCCAATCATTGTCGTAAAGCCACTTACAAGAATGAGGACGCCAAATTTATCTGGACCTAGAGTTCTTGTCGAAATACCAAGATGAATAATCCCAATAATCCCTGCTGCAACTTTGCCAGTAAGAAGGCGACCAAGCTTGCTATAAATTCGTTGAACGGCAGTGGTTTGAGACATACCTTTAGGGTTAACGACACAATGGTTTTAAAGTCTAGTCCTAACGAGGGCTTGTTTTATAAAAAATAAAATAATAAGAATAGCTGGGAGCACGAGGCACCCAGCTATTATGGAAATTAGTGAGCCCAGCCGGCTGGGATCTTACCACCATTTTTTTCTAGTTCAGCATAGACTTGTTTAATAAGCCATACGTTCATCGCTGCTGAATCTTCTGTATTACCTGTATAGTGAAGTTCTTGAGCGAGTTCTTTACGAGCTGTAAGAGAACTATCCAAACCAAGAAGCTTCAATAGGTCAACAATCGATGTTTGATAGTTGAGAGGTTGGCCTGCTTTTGATGCCATTTCAGCTAAAACAGCATCAACGTCAACTGGAGCTTGTGCTGGCGCTGAACCAGCATCAGAAGAAGTTGGGGCTTGTGCCGGGCTGTCAGATGCTGGTGTTGCAGCTTGTGCACTACCAAAAATCTTGGACATAATTGAACTAAAAAGACCCATAAGAAGTCTCCTGATGTTTAAAATACGATAAAGATGGAGAACGAAAATTCTCCATCCATGATGTATTCCGATCAGTAACGATATTCTTCGTGTTTGAACGGACCTTTAACAGGAACGCCGATGTAGTCTGCTTGTTTCTGTGACATTGTTGAAAGTTTTGCTCCAACCTTTGCAAGGTGAAGAGCAGCCACTTTCTCGTCCAGTGCTTTTGGAAGAGTATAGACCTTGATTTCATATTGGCCTGGCTTTGCATTCCAGAGCTCAATTTGCGCCAGTGTCTGGTTGGTAAAGGATGCAGACATCACAAAGGATGGGTGTCCTGTTGCATTGCCAAGGTTAACCAGACGGCCTTCTGAAAGAAGGATGATACGACGGTCCGCCGCAAGTTCAATTTCATCAACTTGAGGCTTAATGTTGTTCCAGCGGTAGTTTCTTAACGCTTCGACCTGAATTTCGCTATCAAAGTGACCGATATTACATACGATTGCGCGGTCTTTCATTTTGCGCATGTGGTCAATGGTAATGATATCGACGTTACCTGTGCATGTTACGAAGATATCACCACGAGGTGCTGCTTCATCCATCGTGACAACTTCATAGCCTTCCATAGCCGCTTGAAGAGCACAGATTGGATCGACTTCAGTCACAAGAACGCGGCAACCAGCACTGCGTAGAGAAGCAGCAGAGCCTTTTCCTACGTCACCATATCCAGCAACAACAGCAACTTTACCAGCCATCATTACATCCGTACCGCGACGGATGGCATCAACAAGGCTTTCACGGCAACCATAAAGGTTATCAAACTTTGATTTTGTGACGCTATCATTCACGTTAATGGCAGGCACTTTGAGTGAGCCGTCTTTCTGCATGGCCCATAGGCGATGAACGCCTGTTGTTGTCTCTTCAGACAAGCCTTTGACGTGCTCAAGAAGTTCTGGGAACTTGTCGTGCATCATAACCGTCAGATCCCCACCATCATCAAGGATCATATTTGGGGTCCAGCCATCTGGGCCTTTAATGGTCTGTTCAATGCACCAATTAAATTCGTCCTCTGTGAGGCCTTTCCAAGCGAAGACAGGAATATTAGCGGCTGCAATGGCAGCAGCTGCATGGTCTTGCGTGGAGAAAATATTGCAAGAAGACCAACGAACTGTTGCACCAAGTGCGATTAATGTTTCAATCAGAACAGCCGTCTGGATGGTCATGTGTAGACAGCCAGCGATGCGTGCGCCTTTAAGAGGTTGACGTTCTTTATATTCTTCGCGAAGAGCCATAAGGCCTGGCATTTCGCCTTCAGCGATGGAAATTTCTTTACGTCCCCAGTCTGCGAGAGAAATATCACGGACTTTATAATCTTGAAATGACATGAATTGGCCCTTATTGCCCATATATTGAGTGAGGCAAGATATAGAGGTTTGAGGCGCTCAAGCAAAGAGCAAGAGTGAGGATTAAGTTGTTTTATAAAGTGACAGGCGTTTGGATGAGGAGAGAAAATTCTCTTTAATCGTTTAAAACATTAAATTAATTTCTAAAAAATGAAATATAGTTATGGTTGTTGTATTGCGTTGGTAATTATACCGTGTAAGAGAACCACACGTTCATTTTGTTGATACCTGTTACCCAATGTATCCGGTTCAGAAACTCCCCTGAGAAGCCAGGAGGATACCGTGTCCGACAATCCAAATTATACATTTCCATTCACGGTGATTGATCCTGCTCATAAGGATTCAGATAAACCGTCCTTTGCTAATGGGCTGGTGTGGGCCGTGCATGCTGTTCCCGGGCAGGAGTTGCGTTCATTAGAAGCCGCCGAAGTAGAAGAATTCCTTGAAAAGGGCGCTCTGCATGCCAATGAAGGATGGTTTTGGCTGCACTTTGATACGATACATAGCTCGGCCCGGTCTTTGGTGGCTCATCTTCCAAGGCTTCCTGAAGATGTGTGTGGTATTCTGGCAGAAACAGAATATGGGATCGCATTAGAAGCGCAGGGCAATCTGGTTTGGGGGTCTTTGCCAGCATTTGATGATGCTTTGTCAGAGGAAGACCGGGAAATTAGGGCATGGCGTTTTGTTATGCGGCCTGATTTGTTGATAACAACACGTAGAAACCCTGTGCCTGTATTAGGAACTGTATATCGCTCGTTAAAACCGGATCAAACGCCAAGAACCCCGGCGGGGGTTATTGATCGTGCGCTAAGAGAGTTTACAGGAGTGGTTAGACGTCAGCTTGGGCAGCTCGATGATGAATTGGATCGGGCTGAGGATGTGTTGTTGTTAATTGAACGCCGTTCGGACTTAGGGCATCTGGGTGGTATTGTGGGCAAGGTTCGACGCCGAGTGACTGAGTTGCGGCGAGTGGTTATGCCGATAGACCGCGTCTTTCATGAGGAAGATCTGGACCTTCCTGTTTGGGCTGAGGATGAGCTTCGAGACCGTGCTGAGCGGCAAGTGCATGCAGCATTGGATGATTTGATCGCTCTTCAGGACCGCTCTCGTTCGCTCCAAGATGAATTATCATCTAATCAGGCAGAAGAAACGAATAGACGGCTTTATATCGTGTCTGTTGGAACAACATTGATGTTGCCAGCAACATTTGTAACTGGATTCTTCGGAATGAATACGGGGGGAATGTTTTTGGCAAATGGCCAGTGGGGTACGGTAGAAGCTGGTGTTGTGTGCTTTGTTTTTATGGCCGTAACATTCTTATTTATGAAGTTGGCCCAGCTTTTATAGAAAATTTGTAGACCTCCCCCATAAAAGGGGAGGTCTACAAATAGGACTTAGTTTACTTTTGGTTTGCGTGAGTTGGTTGCAGCAACACGTTTGCCCCATTCGACAAGGGCTTCTGTGCAATCTTCACGATCGAGTTTGCACTCAATCAATGTTGGCCCACGGGTGTTCTTTTTGGCTTTTTCAATAGCTTCTGCAAGCTCAGCGCCTGTTGTTGCTTTAAGGCCAAGACCATGTCCGCCGCCTTCGCCGCCAACGCCACCATTGAAGTTTTGAACAAGCCCGGCGTAATCCCAGTTTTGGATATAGTTGTAAGGCCCGTCATGGATTTTGATTTCGATGACGTAGCCGTAGTTGTTTACAAGGAAGATGATGACAGGCAGTTCATAACGAACCATCTGTGCAACTTCTTGTGCCGTAAGCTGGAATGAACCATCACCGACCATAACAACATGACGGCGCTCTGGAGCAGCAAGGGCGTTACCGACGATGGATGGCACGCTCCAACCGATATGACCCCACTGCATTTCGCTTTCAACTTTAGCGCCTTTTGGTAGGTTCATGCGTGCAGCATTGAACCAAGAGTCACCCGTTTCTGCGAAGAGCGTGGTTTTCTCATCAACCAGATCATTGATCTGACGTGTCATTTCGTCGTTGGTTAATGGAGCTGCTGGGTCAGCTTTTGGTAATGTAACTGGCTTATAGTTCTCTGTAAGAGATGCTGGTTTGCTTGGTGCACGTTCTGTAAGGGCTTTTACGAACTCTTTGAGGCGGAAGCCCTCGAACGTACGATCATTTACTGTTACGCGGTCAGGGTTAACCTCAAGAACATTGTTGCCTTGGATCAGGTTACGCCAGCCAACAGAAGAATAGTCGTTCCAAACGGGTGCAAGAGTAATAACACCATCAGCTTCTTCAACGAGCTTTTGAGCACCTGGGCTGCTGACTTCGCCCCAATATACTCCACGGAAGCCAGGGTGTGTCTCTGGGAAGAAGCTTTTTGACGCAGCCATGACTGTAACAGCGCAACCAAGCTTGTCAGCGAGCGCCACAGTTTCTTCTAAAGCTTCAGCAGCACGTAGCTTACTGCCGACTAGAATAACGACTTTATTGCGTTTTTCTAAAAAGCTCAGACTTTCTTTGAGAGCAGCGTTTAAGCTTTCTTGGTCTGGAATAGGGTGAGAAAGTAAAGAAGAAACTGGGCCCGGACGTGCGCAAGGAAGGTTCGCAACGTTACAAGCAATTTCTAGGTATGCAGGCTTTTTTTCGCGCAGTGCGGTACGAATAACGTGATCAATTTGCGCAGGGGCTGTTTCTGCTGAAACAATGCTTTCGGCTGCAACCGTGATCTGTTTTGCCATTTCCATTTGGTAGTTATAGTTTGTTGTACCAATGGTATGATGCAGAACATGGCCTGAGCCA
Protein-coding sequences here:
- the sucB gene encoding dihydrolipoyllysine-residue succinyltransferase; protein product: MAVDIRVPALGESLTTATVARWLKHEGDYVQHNETILELETDKVSVEVVAPSAGQLGKCLPEGTEVEIGGVLGEVDETAQAPEPSEELQHEEPQSSEPDQATPKKEKKEDEEIAAPQPQKAVEREDDKDILFASAKKMTSLTRGSDVREKRVPMSRLRQTIARNLKAAQNTAAILTTFNEIDMSAAKQLRAEYKEEFEKKHGGARLGFMSFFARAVIGALRDYPALNSQIDGDEIIQRDFVNLGIAVGTERGLVVPVLHDADQMSFAELERRIADYGKRAKAGALKLEELSHGTFSITNGGIFGSLLSTPILNTPQSGILGMHAIQDRPVVKDGQIVIRPMMYVALSYDHRIVDGREAVSFLVRIKQLVEDPRRLLLDL
- a CDS encoding L,D-transpeptidase, with the protein product MQFLYGKSYSSKALLSTTLLSLGALSLTACAHAQQTEPVVSHETPADASTAVSPPPPAVNIPTDTQPVTPPVNIPPLPDLKEADAKKEAIRLQSLMVKSIKRFTKYTPERREKFINLAQEEIKSANITISRPQLVMVVDRNERVQHLDYVLALPDATWVSLGGTPVSTGSTGRKYYYITPTGVFQNTIDRLGYRAEGTKNKYGIRGIGAKGSRVWDMGWQTAMKGWLPKHETGQIRLEIHATDPQFLEGRLGHPASEGCIRIPATMNHFMDHYGLIDVLYEQAASYDRRFSALLPKDRQPTPIAGDLVVVIDSGPLTEPKIDPIANKRPLP
- a CDS encoding glycosyltransferase, whose translation is MHIVYIVSSFEGGGAEFAIPDIVKALQGCGHQVSVVGCTLGDGMACSRLDAAGIAYKVLGQPNTNRWKRVLNLLSYVKAKKPDLIWTSLPKATLDGQIIGKLLKIPVISWQHSAFTKRYKEWAMPFLQRLSHYWISDSASVSQYLKARMKVKPSRIIEWPIFIAHSDWPQSQLWDGQTPLRIGSLGRLHYHKDYPTLLRAYAHLRNIAPDLYKKSVLIIAGAGPDKEALQKLAVELGIENQLELVGHLEDPSQFLASLHVYVQPFKNGRDVYCRTRSDGGWRACSFNPCWGVGL
- a CDS encoding glycosyltransferase encodes the protein MVAGVPVLSTLVGELVYSVLDGKTGYHVQHGDYKGIAIRIEELARRPIDMHRMGSQARLFVLKRFSKESFLTRIQVIMDQLELQYVKRI
- a CDS encoding lipopolysaccharide biosynthesis protein, whose translation is MSQTTAVQRIYSKLGRLLTGKVAAGIIGIIHLGISTRTLGPDKFGVLILVSGFTTMIGGIAEFPSWHAILRYGSDALANNNQDRLLRLLRFTTFIEAIGGVIAVLSVGLLGTFLGKSLGWSQDAINFAIPFGFAALASIRSVPTAYLQLYDRYDLIAFHATLQPIVRTIGAVLAATTGAGLRGFLWAWLAAALVEWSSMWLMALFELHKHIGIKRIWGPTRGVLKENERLFAFMLGANADTTFGDLADRLVPQVIGWWSGSTTVALFNLAQRATVFIAQPAELFGRTAYAEFAQIVTTGDTPLLKRTLFRAIGIAIGASIPLVLLAAFIGKPIASLLGGHKFNAAAPLMLWLILAQVILLIVPPTSAALVALGSPGLSLSANISCRLLLLPLLPLCLTWIGLQGIGLYSITAATTTALALVLLLFWKIKSVSHTAVLVDP
- a CDS encoding DUF3597 domain-containing protein yields the protein MGLFSSIMSKIFGSAQAATPASDSPAQAPTSSDAGSAPAQAPVDVDAVLAEMASKAGQPLNYQTSIVDLLKLLGLDSSLTARKELAQELHYTGNTEDSAAMNVWLIKQVYAELEKNGGKIPAGWAH
- the ahcY gene encoding adenosylhomocysteinase yields the protein MSFQDYKVRDISLADWGRKEISIAEGEMPGLMALREEYKERQPLKGARIAGCLHMTIQTAVLIETLIALGATVRWSSCNIFSTQDHAAAAIAAANIPVFAWKGLTEDEFNWCIEQTIKGPDGWTPNMILDDGGDLTVMMHDKFPELLEHVKGLSEETTTGVHRLWAMQKDGSLKVPAINVNDSVTKSKFDNLYGCRESLVDAIRRGTDVMMAGKVAVVAGYGDVGKGSAASLRSAGCRVLVTEVDPICALQAAMEGYEVVTMDEAAPRGDIFVTCTGNVDIITIDHMRKMKDRAIVCNIGHFDSEIQVEALRNYRWNNIKPQVDEIELAADRRIILLSEGRLVNLGNATGHPSFVMSASFTNQTLAQIELWNAKPGQYEIKVYTLPKALDEKVAALHLAKVGAKLSTMSQKQADYIGVPVKGPFKHEEYRY
- a CDS encoding transporter, yielding MSDNPNYTFPFTVIDPAHKDSDKPSFANGLVWAVHAVPGQELRSLEAAEVEEFLEKGALHANEGWFWLHFDTIHSSARSLVAHLPRLPEDVCGILAETEYGIALEAQGNLVWGSLPAFDDALSEEDREIRAWRFVMRPDLLITTRRNPVPVLGTVYRSLKPDQTPRTPAGVIDRALREFTGVVRRQLGQLDDELDRAEDVLLLIERRSDLGHLGGIVGKVRRRVTELRRVVMPIDRVFHEEDLDLPVWAEDELRDRAERQVHAALDDLIALQDRSRSLQDELSSNQAEETNRRLYIVSVGTTLMLPATFVTGFFGMNTGGMFLANGQWGTVEAGVVCFVFMAVTFLFMKLAQLL
- a CDS encoding alpha-keto acid decarboxylase family protein, whose translation is MTFTVGHYLAERLTQIGLKHHFAVAGDYNLILLDQLLEHGGTKQIYSCNELNCSFSAEGYARENGAAAAIITFSVGAISAMNGIGGAYAENLPVILISGAPNTNDYGSGHVLHHTIGTTNYNYQMEMAKQITVAAESIVSAETAPAQIDHVIRTALREKKPAYLEIACNVANLPCARPGPVSSLLSHPIPDQESLNAALKESLSFLEKRNKVVILVGSKLRAAEALEETVALADKLGCAVTVMAASKSFFPETHPGFRGVYWGEVSSPGAQKLVEEADGVITLAPVWNDYSSVGWRNLIQGNNVLEVNPDRVTVNDRTFEGFRLKEFVKALTERAPSKPASLTENYKPVTLPKADPAAPLTNDEMTRQINDLVDEKTTLFAETGDSWFNAARMNLPKGAKVESEMQWGHIGWSVPSIVGNALAAPERRHVVMVGDGSFQLTAQEVAQMVRYELPVIIFLVNNYGYVIEIKIHDGPYNYIQNWDYAGLVQNFNGGVGGEGGGHGLGLKATTGAELAEAIEKAKKNTRGPTLIECKLDREDCTEALVEWGKRVAATNSRKPKVN